GCGTTCGAAAACGTCCGGTGTTACGTCGGCGATCCCTACGAGGATGTGGATTCGGAGGTGCTCGAAGACACCTCTCTCGATCGATTATCGAACATCAAATTCATTCAGCTGAGTGATATCAGCGAGCAGTTGGGGGCTAACGTCACATGGTAACTAACACGAGTGGGAAGAAAAAGACGGCAATCGCCCGCGCCACGGTTGACGATGGCGAGGGGCGTGTTCGTATCAATGCACAACCGATCGAACTGGTCGAGCCAGAACAGTCCCGTCTGAAGATGCTCGAACCGTTCCGCATCGCTGGTTCGGAACTGCGCGAGAACGTCGACATCAACGTGGAGGTGTCCGGTGGTGGGGTCAGTGGACAGGCCGACGCCGTTCGGACGGCCATCGCACGCGGGCTGGTCGACCACACGAACGACGCAGAGCTGCGCGACGCCTTCATGAACTTCGACCGCTCGCTGCTGGTGAACGACGTCCGACAGTCGGA
The sequence above is drawn from the Halocatena salina genome and encodes:
- a CDS encoding 30S ribosomal protein S9 gives rise to the protein MVTNTSGKKKTAIARATVDDGEGRVRINAQPIELVEPEQSRLKMLEPFRIAGSELRENVDINVEVSGGGVSGQADAVRTAIARGLVDHTNDAELRDAFMNFDRSLLVNDVRQSEAKKWGGPGARARYQKSYR